In Granulicella mallensis MP5ACTX8, the sequence CATGCTGATCCTGAATGGAGATACGGCATCCGGCCAGGCCACACCCCAGACGCCTCTGCCGGATCAGGTAGCGCAAGCCCTGTTGCCGATGATCTGGCTCGCGGGCAGGTACGATCTCAAACCGTTGATGAGCTCGCAAAAAGCCGAGGGCGACGACAAACAGACCGACCTCAGCAACGAGGCGGTCGTTATTCACAGCTCTGAGACGACATCCCCAGAGTTTGCAGCCGATAAGCGGCTTCGTTATCTCCTGGCGGGTCAAGCAGGATCAGCACACCTGGTAGATCGAGCCAGCTCAAAACCGGATCTCCCCGCAACGCAGCACGCAGCCGTTCTCACCCTCTTTCCCGATCATCCTGATGTGCTTTGGATTGCCGGCACCGATGGGGAGTCCATCAACAAGCTGACAGAGATCCTCTCCGCCAAGAATAACTTTCCCTCTCAACTGACCGAGGAGACCGAGAGGGGACAGGTCGTGCAAGCCGTATGGAGAGGGGATCCGTCCCCACGCCTGGAAATCTATGCGCACCAACCGTAACGCATCTCTCTGAAGCAGCGACAGGAGTAGAAATTGGATCGCAAGCAACAAGCCCGTTATAGCCACTGGAGGACCAGCGTCTTCTCGTCCAGTTGGCTGCTGTACGCGGGCTACTATCTCTGCCGCAAAGATGTGAAGATCCTGCAGATGCTGCCGGGAGCAGACCCCAGTCTCGGCGAGGTCGCCAACCTGCTCTTTGTCTTTGGGCTGGCCTACACCATCGGACAGTTCTTCGCCGGCATCCTTGCGGACATGAAAGGCTCCCGCATTACGGCCCTGATCGGAGGCCTCATCTCCGCGGTCAGCACGGCGGCGATGGTGCTGGGACACACGCATCGGTCGCTTCTAATTCTGCAGATGCTCAATGGACTGGGCCAGGGCTGCGGCTTTCCTGCCCTGGCAAGACTTTTGTCCTCCTGGTTCGAGCGCAGAGAACGGTCCACGGTAGTGGCATGGTGGAGCGCGAGCTATTCGCTGGGCGGTGTAGTCGCAACCGGTCTCGCGGCATGGTGCGCAACGACGCCGCTGCTGTTCCCTGCCCTTGGATGGAAGCGCAGCTACCTGTTGCCCTCAGTGCTGCTTGCCGCCCTGACGATCTACTTCTACCTGACCACCAGGGACGAGCCGGAAGACGCCGGTCTGCCGCCGTTGTCCGTCGAAGATCAGGCCCCTGCAAAATCAAGTTGGCGAACCGTCATTCGACGCCCGGAGATCCAGACCATTGCGGCCATGTACTTCTTCCTGAAGATGACGCGCTATGCCCTGCTCTTCTGGCTGCCTCTCTATCTCGTGCAGACCGTGCACTACTCGGATGTTCTGGCCGGCTCAACCTCTTCCCTGTTTGAGATCTTCGGTTTTGTGGGAGCCGTACTGGCCACCTACATCTCCAATCGCTACTTTCAGGCGCGGCGATACCCTGTTGCGGCCATCATGCTCTTCGCGCTCGGCTTCATGTCTCTGATGGAACCCCTGGTAAGCACCATGGGCTGGTGGGCCAGTGCGACGAGCATCTCCCTGATGGGCATCCTGATCTACGGCCCCGATGCCTTGATCGTGTCGACCGCCGTGCTGGAAAGCGTTCCGCATCGTGAAGCAGGGCGGGCGCTCGCTTTCGTCAACGGAGTCGGCTCTATCGGCCAGATGTTCTCCCCCTATCTGGTGACGCGTTTTGCCCATCACTACGGTTGGGACAACCTGTTCAATCTTCTGCTGGTCACCTCCCTGGTATCCGCCGGAATCATGGCCCGCAAGTGGAACCACAGCAACCTGGACTCAGACCATAACTCTGGCAATGCCCTTCCCTCGCTGCCGGAAAATGAGTTCGCATAGATTTACATTGCGTTACACGAAGGCGAACCTCCTCTTCCAAGTGCCCTTGAATCAATCGATGAGGATGTTGTCGAACCGTTAAGAACCTTTCGCCGACGCGGAACAACCGCTATACCTTGACCAGACCGTTAACTTGAAAGATTTCAGGTGTTCCCGATGAAGCATATGAAAAGCAGACGCGACTTCCTGCGCACCGCCGCAAAATCGGCAGGAGCCGCCGCGGGAGCCTCGATGCTGCCGCCCAGCATCCTCAAGGCGCTTGCCATCCCCGCCAATCGCGCCACCGGCACGATCAAGGATGTGGAGCACGTCGTCATCCTGATGCAGGAGAACCGCTCCTTCGACCACTACTTCGGCAGTCTCAAAGGAGTGCGCGGCTTTAATGACCCGCGCCCGGTACGCCTCCCCAATGGCAAACCCATCTGGTATCAGCCTCCCGCCACCGTTCATACCAGCCGCTACCACTCGCGAGGTCTAAGCCACAACGCAACTCATGTGCTGCCGTTCTATCTGAACCCGCAGGCTACAACGGAATTTTCTCCCGGCACCGATCATGGCTGGAGCAGCGGCCATCTCGCCTGGAACCACGGCAAACATAACCAGTGGGTTAACCAGAAGCAGGATGTCGTCACGATGGGCTACCTGAAGCGCAAGGACGTGAGCTTCCACTACGCTCTGGCCGAGGCCTTCACCATCTGCGACTCCTATCACTGCTCCATCCACTCCAACACCGCACCCAACCGGATCTACCTGTGGTCTGGAACCATCGACCCGCGCAACGCCTACGGCAAAAAGCCGAACGGCCCCGGCATGGACGAACGCGCCCACACCAACGGCTATACCTGGACGACTTATCCTGAACGCCTCGAAGCCAACAACGTTAGCTGGAAGCTCTATCAGGGCGGCTCAGGAGAGCCCGGCACACCGACCGATAACTACACCGACAACTCGCTCGAGTTCTTCTCGCAATATCAGGTCAAAGAAGGCGCTTCCCCCACCGGCCCTCTCGTGACCAAAGGCGTCTCCGATCACACGCTCGTCGAGTTCCGCGAGGACATCGTCAACAACCGCCTGGCCCAGGTCTCCTGGATCGTCGCGCCCTACAAGTACAGCGAGCATCCCGAGGCCTGTCCCACGGACGGCGCTTACTACATCAACCGGATCATGGAAGCTCTGACCTCCAACCCCGAAGTCTGGAGCAAAACGGTCCTGTTCCTCAACTACGACGAGAACGACGGCCAGTTCGACCACATCGTCCCGCCGATGCCCCCGATGACGAACCAGCCCAACGCACAAGGCATGGTGTCGAAGGACCTGGTAGAGAGCCTTGGCGATGAGTTCCTGGATCTGGACAAGTACCCCGAAAACAAGCGTCCGGTAATCCCCAACGCCGATCCCGGAGGAATACAGCCGATCGGACTGGGGCCGCGCGTTCCGATGCTCATCATCTCCCCCTGGACTACCGGCGGATGGGTCTGCTCACAACTCTTCGATCACACCTCTGTGCTGCGATTCCTGGAAGCCCGCTTCGACATTCCCGAGCCGAACATCAGCGCATGGCGACGCTCCCTCTGCGGCGACCTGACCTCGGCCTTCGATTTCTCCGGTACCCCGGACACTGGCGTGGTTCGCTTTGAGGTACCTAAACATCTGGCGTCTCTGCACCAGCCCTATCATGTGCCGGCCGTGCAAGCGATGCCGCAGCAGGAACCCGGAACTCGCAGAGCTCGCGCTATCCCCTACGAGCTATTTGCTCACTGCCGCCTCCGAGATCAGGAGACGCACTCCGTTGGACAGAAGGTCTGGATCGACTTCGCCAATACAGGCGATTCCGGCGCGGCCTTTTATGTGTACGACGGCAGAAGGCCCGACGAAAACCCACGCCGCTATACGATCTCGACGGGTGACTCCTTCTCCGATTACTGGCTCTCCGCCGACACGCAAGGGATCTACGATCTCTCCGTCTATGGCCCCAATGGATACTTCTGCCGGTTTCGTGGCAATGCACTTGAAGCAGCCTCTCACGGCAAACCCAACCCCGAAGTCAGGGTGAACTACGATGTCGCGGCAGGCAATGTATGGCTGTCGCTGGCGAACACAGGTTCAGCGCCCTGCAGCCTGACGATCGCCAACGCCTATGGCGGCGCTCCGCACACCTACACCCTCCACCCCGGAAAGAGTGTGGATGACTCCTGGGTACTGAAATCCAGTTCAGCGTGGTACGACCTATCGGTCACTGTTGCGGAAGCACCAGAGTTTTTGCGGCGCTTCGCCGGCCACGTTGAAACGGGTCGTCCCAGCACCAGCGATCCGGCTATCTTTGCCGGTGAATAGCACCAAGGGTTTGCAGGTTAGAGCAAGATCAAGTAGCTGCACCCCTATGTTCTTTTCAATCCCTCCACAGAATCGTCATCCTGAGCGAATGACTTCTTGAATTGTCTGGGATGGAGACAGAAGCGCATGCGCGACACAAATCCTAGCCCCGTAGGGGCGGCTCCATTACAGCCCAGGGTGAAACCCTGGGTTACGGTGCAAAGAGGATGCAGAGCCCTGAAAGGGCGACCTATCGGAGCATCCGCGATAGATCGCCCCTTCAGGGCTCGACTCTTGTGGTGATTCCCTAACCCAGGGTTTCACCCTAGACGCAAAGCGCGCCACAAACGTTTGCATCGCGCTTTGCGTCATCACCCTGGGCTGTGATGGAGCCGCCCCTGCGGGGCTGATATTTGTGCCGGACAATCCGCGTCTGCTTCTATCCCAGACAATTCAAAAAGTCGCATCCTTTCAGGATGATGCTTCGGCAATAAATACGTTGGCTAACCCACGCTAGTGTGGTGAGTCGTTAATTTGTTAGAGAAGGATGGTCTGTTCAGCACAGCGCGAAGCGCGTTCCCTGATGCTTCAGCATCAGGGAGACGGAGGGAGCCGTAGCCTTTAGGCTACGGAATAAGGGGGCTGGCAAAGATGTGGCCTTTAGGCCCGGGCCTTCTTTCGGCTGCGCACAAAAGGCCCGGGGCTGAAGCCCAATTCTTGCCTGACTCTTATTCCGTAGCCTAAAGGCTACGGCTCCCTCCGCCCCCGCGACGCTCAAACGTCACGGTTTGCGCTTCGCGCTATGCGGTAATGCTGGTTCTTCAACGAATGAACGACTCACCACTCTAGCGCAAGAACAAGTAGTTGCACGCCTCTGTTCTTCATCATTCCCCCACAGAATCGTCATCCTGAGCGTGCGCCTGCATTAGCGGGCTGGAAGGGGATGTAACGGCAATAACATATTTAACTAACCAGTCTTGAGGTTATTACTCTATGTAAGCCGTGACAGGGTAGCGCCCAAACCAATCCGGCGGCAAAGAATTTTAAGTGCAAGCACAAATTAATGAGAGCATTGTGGGACTTAGAAGGCTTAATTCAATATCTGCGCTCGCGGACGTATTGCATCCTGCGAAAAGCAAGAAACGGTACTTACTTATGCTAAAAGCCTATCTAGACGAATCTGGGCACTCTGTAGATGAGAAGTGTAGGTTCGTGGGAATGGGAGGTCTGATCGCAGAATCCGCCGTATGGGAATCCTTTACCGATGACTGGCAGACAGTTTTAGATGAGTACATCGGCGGCAAATGGTTCCACATGAAGGATTATGTGATGGTTCCCGGCGTTGGCCCCTATGTTGGGTGGGATGAGTCCAAGAGGCGCGATTTTCTTGGGAAATTGGTTAATACGATTGTGTCTAGGGATATTCGCTATGTTGGTTGTGTCGTATCTATCGACGGATTCGACGCACTCCCCCCGCAACTCCAAGAGGGGTTTGTAGATCCTTATTATATGGCCTTTCAGCACGCCACTCATGGCTGTTCTATATGCGGACTGAACATTGAAGACCCATTTAGCCCTGAGAAGGTAGCGATGGTTTACGCCTATCAAGATACGTTTGGTGCGATTAATTCAGGAAGTGCGCTTCCTCGCAACCAGGGACGCAGAACAACTATGGCACGCCATGAAAAGCCAAAATACCATGTTCTCGGCAGCAATGGAAAGCTACGCATCTGACTTTCCCAAGAACATTCAAGCCCTTCAAGCCGCCGATCTGTTTGCCTACGAATTGACTCATTATTTCGAGAACCTGCTTCGTCGCCCTAAGGACGGTATGAGGTGGGCGTTAAGACAGATGTTGGCGGACAAGAAGGATAGTTACCATCAGCCCCTGCTGAAGTTTTATAGCCTTGAGTCAATGCTGGAAACGCTAATGAATGACAGTGTCATTCCGGAAAATGTGGATGTCAGAATCGCAGCGTCCATGCTCGAACTGCAAATAAAGATGGATATGCAAGATAGGATAAAAGCCTGATGGAAAAGAGAACTTCCAAGCTGTACTGAAGCAAGTCTTGAAGGTTCAAAACCAGAGATGCAGCGCAGGCTTGCGGAAGAGAAAGCCACAAAGCGGCCGCGCAAACGCCTATAATTCTGCCCCATGACAAAGTACGTTTATCTCGTGCTGGACTGCAAGAATCCCAAATGTCGAACGGTGAATCTGCTCAAGTATCACGGCGTGTACGAGGGACAGCTGAGATAGGAGAGATGTTCCCTGAAGGATTTTCTTGGGGTTGTGGCCAGTGCCATCAAACCTATCGCTATTTACAGGAAGAGACTCGATTGGCTCTTCTAGACTTTCCTCCCCCGAAGGAATGGAAAGAAGCAGCACTTTAGAAGCTTCAGCGTCCGGGCAATGGAGCTTCCCTTTAAACGTGATGTTTGGCATTTAGGCGCACCTCGTGGCATGATTTGAGTGCGCCGCAAGCCAAATGACCTCCGATCCTCATTGGAGGTTTTCTATTTGGGTTTCATCATATGCTTACCGCGTCCCTGTCTTTTGCGGAGCAAAGGCTTAGAAAGCCGTTTACCCCTCCTTCCCGGTCAGTTCCTTATAGGTCAGGCGGCGTCCTGCGACCTGAGAGAGAACCTTCGCCAAGCGGGTTTCGTCCGAGTGGGTTTTACGGGTGTTGTAGCGGAATACTTGCTCATCAACGTATGCGTCCATGTGGAACGGCTCTACGGCGACGTAGGTTCCGGCAAGCGACCGTTTGAGGCAAGCCCAAAAGTTCTCGATTCCTTGGGTATGGACGCGACCGTTGACGTATTCGTTCATCTGGTTCAGAAACAGTAAGAAGCGACACAAATTTCAGCCCCGCAGGGGCGGGTCCATCATAGTCCAGGGTGAAACCCTGGGTTACGGAATGGCCACAACAACGGAGCTCTGAAGGGGCGATCTATCGCGGGTGCTTGGATAGGTCGCCCTTTCAGCCCTCTGCAATTTCCATCTTGATTCAACCCAGGGCAGCCCCCTGAGCCGTACTGCAAAACGGCTTACTGCCAGCCACCACCGAGAGCGCTATAGAGCTGAACCAGCGCCAGGGCTTCACCCTGCTGTGCGGTCACAAGAGATAACTGGGCCGTGAAGAGGTTGGAGTCTGTCGTCAGCACTTCAAGATAAGCCGTCGCTCCACCCTGATAGCGAAGCCGGGCAAGACGGGTCGCATCCTGTGCCGAGTCCACCAGCTTCTCTTGCTGCACCCGGAGCGCGTGCTGCTTGTTGAGAGCAATCAGCGCGTTCGAGACATCGTGAAAAGCCCCAGTGACAGTCTTCTGATAGCTCAGAAGCATCTCCTGCTCGGTCGCCTTGGAGAGGTTCAACTGACCGCGCAGTTTGCCGCCCTCGAAGATGGGTTGAGTCAGAGAACCGATACTGTAGATAGTCCGGGAGCCGGCATTGAAAAAGTTAGTGAAAGAATCGCTGCCGAACCCCGCAGAAGCGCTGAGAGAAAGCTGTGGGAAGAACTGGGCGCGAGCCACCCCGATATTGGCATTGGCCTCTTTGAGCTGCGCCTCAGCCTGTTGGATGTCAGGCCGACGGGCCATCAGTTGCGTGGTCAGACCGGTCGGAAGATCCTGCGGAGGCGGTGTGAGCGCGTTGGGGTCCGTGTGTCCTACAGGTCCGGGATTCGCACCCAGCAGGAGAGTGAGGGCATTCTCCTGCTGCTGGATCTGCTGCTCAAGCTGAGGAATCTCGGACGTCGCGGTATAGAGCAGTTGCTCGGCCTGCCGCACATCGGAGAGCGGCACGGAACCGCCGTTCTCCAGAGTCTCAGTGAGCTTCACAGAATCCTGGCGGACACCGAGAGTCTGCTTCGTAATCTCAAGCTGGCGATCGAGCGAACGGAGCTGGATGTAGGTCGTCGCAACCTGCTGCACGAGCGTCATGCGAACGGCACGCTGTGCCCATGTCTGGGACAGAAGCTGATCGCGAGCGGCTTCTGTCTGCTTGCGATAAAGGCCCCAGAAGTCCGGATTCCAGGTAGCAGAGAGACTGAGGTCTCCTTCAGCGAGAGGGCTGCTGAGAGAGAGTGAGCTATTGGAGTTGGAGCCCGAGTTGTTGGAACCAATGCTATTCAACGCGGGGATGCCGGCGCCAATGCCCGTTCCCCCTATACCAAGAGTAGGAAACTGCTGTGCGCGCGTGATCTGCACCTGCGCCTGCTGCTCGAGAATGTGCTGAGCCGCAATGCGCAGATCATAGTTATTGGTGAGCGCGGTCTTGATCAGCGCCTGCAGCTCAGGCTCACGGAAGACCTGGGACCACTGCTGATCGCCAAGAGATTCCGCACTGCTGACGGCTGCTTCGTCCGCTCCGCGGTAGGCGGGCGGCGCAGGAAAGTTAGGCTGCTTGTACTTCGGTCCGACGTTGCAGCCTGCTAGAGTGCCTAGCAGGACTGCTCCGGCTGAGATTGCGCTGGTACGTTTGAGCCACATCGAAGAGTTCCTCATGCATGACCTCCCTTGGTCGGCGTCTCTGGTCCGCCTCCAGCAGCTTTACCGGCAGCAACAGGATCGAAGTCATGCTTCGAGTCCATCGTGGTGCCCTTGCCGCCTTTGGTAAAGCGATGGGAGATGTACTCGACGACAGAGAAGGTTACGGGGATAAAGATGAGACCTAAGCCTGTTGAGAGGAGCATGCCTCCAACAACGACAGTGCCCAGGATCTGACGGGAAGCGGCTCCTGCTCCGGTCGCCGTCCAAAGCGGAAGGCAACCGACGATGAAGGCCAGCGCCGTCATCACAATGGGCCGGAAGCGCACCCTGGCAGCAGCAAGAGCAGCCTCGGAGATGCTGAGACCTGCTTCGTAGTTGGTCTTCGCGAATTCAACGATAAGAATCGCATTCTTCGCGGAAAGACCGATCAACATGACCAGACCGATGGTCGCGAAGATGTCGTTCTCAAGCAGACGGGCGTGAAGCGCGATGTAAGCGCCGAGAATCGCGACAGGTGTACTGAGAAGGACGCTGAAGGGCAGGGTCCAGCTCGAGTAAAGAGCCGCAAGGATCAGGAAGACGAAGAGCAGGGAGAGAGCGAAGACAGCCCAGGAGGGCACGCCCTTTTCAGCCTGTTGTTCCTGGTAGGACATGCCGGAGTAGTCGTACCCGCTGCCGGCTGGCATGGTCTTGGCAAAGGTATCCTCCAGAGCCTTGCGGATCTGGCCGGAGCTATAGCCGGGAGCGCCGGTGATGTTGATCTGCGCTGCGTTGAACTCGTTGAAGCGGTAGATAAACTCCGGACCTGTAATCTGTTTCACCGTGACCAGAGAAGAGAGTGGAACCTGCCCTCCATTGGCACTGCGGACGTAAAACTGATTGATGTTCTTGATGTCCGTACGAGAGGTTCCTTCCGCTTCGACAAAGGTCTGCCATTGGCGGCCGAAACGATTGAAGTAATTGACCAGGTATCCGCCCATGAAGGTGGACATGGTGGTGTAGACATCCGAAAGCTGGACCTGCTGTTGCAGAGCTTTCTCCCGGTCCACATTCGCATAGAGCTGGGGAACGGCAGGCTCATACGACGGAACAGCCGCACCGATCTCAGGACGTTGCTTCAACGCTCCGAGGAACGCGTAGACGTTCTTGGTAAGCGTCTCGGGATCGTCCGATCCTGAACGGTCTTCAACAACCATGGTGACACCGCCAGAGGTTCCGATGCCCGGAATAGAGGGCGGCGGGAAGGCGAAGGCGATGCCGTCAGGGTCCTGCGAAAGCTGCTTCTGCAGATTGCCTTGAATATATTCGAGCTGCTCTTCCTTGCTCTTGCGATCCTCCCACGGCTTGAGAGAGACGAAGAAGAAGCCGGCGTTTGTACTCTGAACCTGGGTCAGCAGCGAGAAGTTGGTAACGGCAATGACACCCTGAATGCCGGGAGTCTTAAGCAGAGCAGCGGTAATCTTCTGCTGCGCCGCATCCGTTCGCTGAGCCGAAGCTCCATCCGGCAGTTGCAGGGCAAGGAACATATACCCCTGGTCTTCTGTCGGAATAAAACCGGTAGGAAGGCTGGTGCCAAGAAAGAAGGCCAGAACGCCAACCAGTGCGATACCGAGCATGGCAAGCGAAGACTTATGGATAAGGATGTTGGAGGTACTGACGAAACTATCTGTCGTGCGGCCAAAGAACTTGTTGAAGAGAGCAAAACCACGATTCAGCAGGTTCGGCTTCTTGGTAGCATTTTTATCCTTGGGCTTGAGCAGAAGAGCCGAGAGCGCCGGGGAAAGAGTAAGAGCATTGAAGGCCGAGATGAGCACCGAGATGGCGATCGTCACGGCGAACTGCTGATACAAGCGCCCGGTAATACCGGGGATAAAGGCCGTTGGAATAAAGACGGCAGCAAGGATGAGGGCGATCGCGACCACCGGGCCACCGACCTCTTCCATGGCCTTCTCGGTAGCAGCTACAGGGTCCAGTCCTTCGTCGATGTGATGCTCGACGGCTTCGACGACGATGATGGCATCGTCGACGACGAGACCAATGGCAAGCACCAGTCCGAACAGGGACAAAGTGTTGATCGAGAACCCGAGCGCCGGAAAGATGATGAAGGTTCCGATCAGGGAGACCGGCACGGCGAGTAGCGGAATGAGCGTCGCGCGCCATCCCTGCAGGAAGATGAACACGACGATGACGACGAGAGCCAGCGCTTCCAGCAGCGTGATCACGATCTCGTGAATACCGGCGGTAACTGCCTTGGTGGTATCCAGGGGAACGTCATAACTGATGCCCGCGGGGAAGGTAGCAGAGAGCTCCTTCATGCGCTGGTTGACGGCAGCCGCAGTCTGGACGGCATTGGATCCGGGAAGCTGGTAGATCGCCATGATCCCGGAGGGCGCTTGATTGTAGCGTCCCGAAATGCCGTAGGCCTGATCGCCAAGCTCGATGCGAGCAACGTCTTTGAGATGCAGGATCGAGCCATCCGCATTCGCGCGAAGAATAATATCGCCGAACTCTTCAGGCGTAACGAGACGTCCCTGGGTACGGACGGTATAGGTAAACTGCTGCCCCTTGGGAATGGGCTCAGCGCCGATCTGGCCGGCAGGGTTAACGTTATTCTGCGTTTGTATCGCGGCGATGACTTCAGGAGCGGTCACGCCAAGCTGCGCGAGCTTGTCCGGCTGCACCCAGACGCGGAGAGCATACTGGCCGCCGAATGTCTGTACGCGAGAGACACCCTTGACGCGCGTGATCTGGTCCTGAAGGTTGATGATCGCGTAATTGGTCAGGAAGTCCTGGCTCAGCTTGCCGCCCGGCGAATTGACCGCGACGAGCATGAGCGGCGAGGTAAGCGCCTTCTGGACGGTGAGACCAGCGGTCGTAACCTGGGCCGGAAGCTGAGACTGGGCCTGATCGACACGAAGCTGCGCGAGAACCTGGTCGATATTTGGATCTGTCTTGACGTCAAAGTCGACGAAGAGCTGAACCACGCCGTTGTTGGCGCTGACCGAGTCCATGTAGATCATGTTGTCGACGCCGTTCATCTGCTGCTCGATCGGAGTCGAAACGGCCTGGGTCAGCGTCTTGGCGTCGGCACCAGGATAGGTGGCGGTTACCAGAATTTCAGGCGGAACAATATCGGGAAACTGCGAGGTGGGAAGGCTCACCATCGTTACCAGGCCGAGAATGACCGTAAGGATGGCAATAACAATCGCGACAATAGGGTGGCGAATAAAAAACTTTGACATGGATTACCTCCCCGCCGAGTCGTTGCTGGCATCGGTGGGGGCAGCCGCAGGGCTGCGGTGTGGAGAGACGGGAGCTCCTTCGCGGAGCTTCTGCAAATTGTCGACAATCACCAACGCGCCCGCTGAAATGCCGCCATTGACGACCCAGTTGGTGCCGAGTTGCTGGCCGAGTTCGAGCGTGGTCAGGTGTGCCTTACCGTCAGTGCCGGCAACGTAAACCTGCTGCAAGCCTTGCAGTTCCTGGATGGCGACTTGCGGGACCAGCAAGGCTCCGTGACGCATTTCGGTAGCAGCCTTCACGCGCCCAAACTGTCCGGGGCGCAGGATGTTGCCGGGGTTCGGGAAAGCAGCCGCGATGCGGATCGCACCGGTCTGGGAGTTGATCTGACGATCGACAAAGGCAATGTGCCCCTTCTGAGGGAAATCTTCGCCGTTTGAAAGCGTGAGCGTCAGGGGAACGGCGGCAGCGCTTTTCAGGAGATCGCCCTTGCCCTCGCGGGCACCCTTCACGAGGTTGAGATACTCGGAGTCACCGATCGAGAA encodes:
- a CDS encoding MFS transporter is translated as MDRKQQARYSHWRTSVFSSSWLLYAGYYLCRKDVKILQMLPGADPSLGEVANLLFVFGLAYTIGQFFAGILADMKGSRITALIGGLISAVSTAAMVLGHTHRSLLILQMLNGLGQGCGFPALARLLSSWFERRERSTVVAWWSASYSLGGVVATGLAAWCATTPLLFPALGWKRSYLLPSVLLAALTIYFYLTTRDEPEDAGLPPLSVEDQAPAKSSWRTVIRRPEIQTIAAMYFFLKMTRYALLFWLPLYLVQTVHYSDVLAGSTSSLFEIFGFVGAVLATYISNRYFQARRYPVAAIMLFALGFMSLMEPLVSTMGWWASATSISLMGILIYGPDALIVSTAVLESVPHREAGRALAFVNGVGSIGQMFSPYLVTRFAHHYGWDNLFNLLLVTSLVSAGIMARKWNHSNLDSDHNSGNALPSLPENEFA
- a CDS encoding phosphocholine-specific phospholipase C codes for the protein MKSRRDFLRTAAKSAGAAAGASMLPPSILKALAIPANRATGTIKDVEHVVILMQENRSFDHYFGSLKGVRGFNDPRPVRLPNGKPIWYQPPATVHTSRYHSRGLSHNATHVLPFYLNPQATTEFSPGTDHGWSSGHLAWNHGKHNQWVNQKQDVVTMGYLKRKDVSFHYALAEAFTICDSYHCSIHSNTAPNRIYLWSGTIDPRNAYGKKPNGPGMDERAHTNGYTWTTYPERLEANNVSWKLYQGGSGEPGTPTDNYTDNSLEFFSQYQVKEGASPTGPLVTKGVSDHTLVEFREDIVNNRLAQVSWIVAPYKYSEHPEACPTDGAYYINRIMEALTSNPEVWSKTVLFLNYDENDGQFDHIVPPMPPMTNQPNAQGMVSKDLVESLGDEFLDLDKYPENKRPVIPNADPGGIQPIGLGPRVPMLIISPWTTGGWVCSQLFDHTSVLRFLEARFDIPEPNISAWRRSLCGDLTSAFDFSGTPDTGVVRFEVPKHLASLHQPYHVPAVQAMPQQEPGTRRARAIPYELFAHCRLRDQETHSVGQKVWIDFANTGDSGAAFYVYDGRRPDENPRRYTISTGDSFSDYWLSADTQGIYDLSVYGPNGYFCRFRGNALEAASHGKPNPEVRVNYDVAAGNVWLSLANTGSAPCSLTIANAYGGAPHTYTLHPGKSVDDSWVLKSSSAWYDLSVTVAEAPEFLRRFAGHVETGRPSTSDPAIFAGE
- a CDS encoding transposase, with amino-acid sequence MNEYVNGRVHTQGIENFWACLKRSLAGTYVAVEPFHMDAYVDEQVFRYNTRKTHSDETRLAKVLSQVAGRRLTYKELTGKEG
- a CDS encoding efflux transporter outer membrane subunit, with product MWLKRTSAISAGAVLLGTLAGCNVGPKYKQPNFPAPPAYRGADEAAVSSAESLGDQQWSQVFREPELQALIKTALTNNYDLRIAAQHILEQQAQVQITRAQQFPTLGIGGTGIGAGIPALNSIGSNNSGSNSNSSLSLSSPLAEGDLSLSATWNPDFWGLYRKQTEAARDQLLSQTWAQRAVRMTLVQQVATTYIQLRSLDRQLEITKQTLGVRQDSVKLTETLENGGSVPLSDVRQAEQLLYTATSEIPQLEQQIQQQENALTLLLGANPGPVGHTDPNALTPPPQDLPTGLTTQLMARRPDIQQAEAQLKEANANIGVARAQFFPQLSLSASAGFGSDSFTNFFNAGSRTIYSIGSLTQPIFEGGKLRGQLNLSKATEQEMLLSYQKTVTGAFHDVSNALIALNKQHALRVQQEKLVDSAQDATRLARLRYQGGATAYLEVLTTDSNLFTAQLSLVTAQQGEALALVQLYSALGGGWQ
- a CDS encoding efflux RND transporter permease subunit → MSKFFIRHPIVAIVIAILTVILGLVTMVSLPTSQFPDIVPPEILVTATYPGADAKTLTQAVSTPIEQQMNGVDNMIYMDSVSANNGVVQLFVDFDVKTDPNIDQVLAQLRVDQAQSQLPAQVTTAGLTVQKALTSPLMLVAVNSPGGKLSQDFLTNYAIINLQDQITRVKGVSRVQTFGGQYALRVWVQPDKLAQLGVTAPEVIAAIQTQNNVNPAGQIGAEPIPKGQQFTYTVRTQGRLVTPEEFGDIILRANADGSILHLKDVARIELGDQAYGISGRYNQAPSGIMAIYQLPGSNAVQTAAAVNQRMKELSATFPAGISYDVPLDTTKAVTAGIHEIVITLLEALALVVIVVFIFLQGWRATLIPLLAVPVSLIGTFIIFPALGFSINTLSLFGLVLAIGLVVDDAIIVVEAVEHHIDEGLDPVAATEKAMEEVGGPVVAIALILAAVFIPTAFIPGITGRLYQQFAVTIAISVLISAFNALTLSPALSALLLKPKDKNATKKPNLLNRGFALFNKFFGRTTDSFVSTSNILIHKSSLAMLGIALVGVLAFFLGTSLPTGFIPTEDQGYMFLALQLPDGASAQRTDAAQQKITAALLKTPGIQGVIAVTNFSLLTQVQSTNAGFFFVSLKPWEDRKSKEEQLEYIQGNLQKQLSQDPDGIAFAFPPPSIPGIGTSGGVTMVVEDRSGSDDPETLTKNVYAFLGALKQRPEIGAAVPSYEPAVPQLYANVDREKALQQQVQLSDVYTTMSTFMGGYLVNYFNRFGRQWQTFVEAEGTSRTDIKNINQFYVRSANGGQVPLSSLVTVKQITGPEFIYRFNEFNAAQINITGAPGYSSGQIRKALEDTFAKTMPAGSGYDYSGMSYQEQQAEKGVPSWAVFALSLLFVFLILAALYSSWTLPFSVLLSTPVAILGAYIALHARLLENDIFATIGLVMLIGLSAKNAILIVEFAKTNYEAGLSISEAALAAARVRFRPIVMTALAFIVGCLPLWTATGAGAASRQILGTVVVGGMLLSTGLGLIFIPVTFSVVEYISHRFTKGGKGTTMDSKHDFDPVAAGKAAGGGPETPTKGGHA